The window ATTCATATTAGTGATTTAGCAGATATTCATATTAAAGCTTTAAATTTTTTAAATCAAAACAAAAGTGAAATTTTTAATTGTGGTTATGGGCATGGTTATAGTGTTTTAGAAATTGTTAACACAATGAAAAAGGTAAGTGGGATAAACTTTAGCGTTAAAATAGCAGAAAGAAGAGAGGGAGACATTGTTACCATGGTGTCTGATACAAAAAAGCTAAAAAATAACATAAACTGGCTTCCTCAACATGATAACATTGAATTTATATGCAAAACCACTTTAAATTGGGAAAATCTTTTAATTAA is drawn from Pseudobdellovibrionaceae bacterium and contains these coding sequences:
- a CDS encoding UDP-glucose 4-epimerase GalE, which codes for IHISDLADIHIKALNFLNQNKSEIFNCGYGHGYSVLEIVNTMKKVSGINFSVKIAERREGDIVTMVSDTKKLKNNINWLPQHDNIEFICKTTLNWENLLIKNKGN